In Microcoleus sp. FACHB-68, the following are encoded in one genomic region:
- a CDS encoding aromatic ring-hydroxylating dioxygenase subunit alpha has translation MPIPSPTTQKQNTRQLEINPNHWYIVALSKEVKTQPASITLWNQPIVLFRDNTGTIHALEDRCPHRHVKLSHGRIINNSLECAYHGWQFKSNGECAAVPYLAENQKLPNCKIRRYPVKEQNGFIWLFPGEETLAEKVFPLDIPEWEHLNYIATVSLINCNAHYSFLIENLMDMYHGHLHQDWQAWTAAVLENIEEDENHVTAYYQAQSYYKIDKIWSISQLFIPALRRLHPEPLDVSYIYPHWVSTLGQDFKIYCLLCPVSQTATRAYLIHFTSLNAFWRLHKLPVAFRRLVKDSLFGSAQKLLDGLVRQDVQMIEEEQQAYLNHPERRSYELNPALVSVQRLMQNQAQKVE, from the coding sequence ATGCCCATTCCTTCCCCAACCACCCAAAAACAGAATACCCGGCAACTAGAAATTAACCCAAATCACTGGTATATCGTCGCCCTCAGCAAAGAAGTTAAAACCCAGCCGGCAAGTATTACCCTTTGGAATCAACCCATCGTGTTATTCCGAGACAACACCGGCACCATTCACGCCCTAGAAGATCGCTGCCCTCACCGGCACGTTAAACTTAGCCACGGTCGAATTATTAACAACTCCTTAGAATGTGCTTATCACGGATGGCAATTTAAATCAAATGGTGAATGTGCCGCAGTCCCCTATTTAGCAGAAAACCAAAAATTACCAAATTGCAAAATTCGCCGCTATCCTGTTAAAGAGCAAAACGGGTTTATTTGGCTTTTTCCTGGAGAGGAAACCCTTGCAGAAAAAGTTTTTCCCTTAGATATTCCAGAGTGGGAACACCTCAATTACATCGCCACCGTTTCCCTTATAAACTGCAACGCTCATTACTCCTTCTTGATAGAAAATCTGATGGATATGTATCACGGACATCTACATCAAGATTGGCAAGCTTGGACAGCAGCAGTTCTCGAAAATATCGAAGAAGATGAAAACCACGTAACCGCGTACTATCAAGCGCAAAGCTATTACAAGATCGATAAAATTTGGTCAATTTCTCAGCTATTTATTCCAGCGTTACGCCGGCTTCACCCCGAACCCTTGGATGTCAGCTACATTTACCCCCATTGGGTATCAACATTAGGACAAGACTTTAAAATATATTGTTTGCTTTGTCCGGTTAGTCAAACAGCAACCCGTGCTTATTTAATCCATTTCACATCTTTAAATGCCTTTTGGCGATTGCACAAGCTGCCGGTAGCGTTTCGCCGGCTTGTGAAAGATAGTCTTTTCGGTTCAGCCCAAAAATTACTCGATGGATTAGTGCGTCAAGATGTGCAAATGATTGAGGAGGAACAGCAGGCATATCTTAATCATCCAGAAAGACGGAGTTATGAATTAAATCCTGCCTTAGTGAGTGTTCAACGCCTGATGCAAAATCAAGCACAAAAAGTAGAGTAA
- a CDS encoding ABC transporter permease — protein MKYWRETVAVAQRILIELLRRRRSLIFWAIFPVSVLLLNGFILAERAKLSMAQAFESAAPSTLVGAALFFSCLGGTVSTVVAEREQHTLKRLFISPLSGTSYFLGIFVAHSCIAMGQTLLVYTIAAFWQAQFQGSLLLGAIIILLSIISYVGVGFILGTQFARRTEDVNALVATFGVPLLILGGAFLPSSLFPDKLLEIAKFNPIYHMNEALLGVAAGGDGLEEIAGHFWFLSVFAVLMIGGGWLSYRRMLSVERRL, from the coding sequence ATGAAATACTGGCGTGAAACTGTTGCCGTTGCACAACGCATCCTGATAGAACTGTTGCGCCGGCGACGCAGTCTGATTTTTTGGGCGATTTTTCCGGTTTCTGTGCTGCTACTTAACGGTTTTATTCTGGCAGAACGAGCCAAGCTGTCAATGGCTCAAGCTTTTGAAAGTGCCGCGCCGTCAACGCTGGTGGGCGCTGCGCTGTTTTTCAGTTGCCTGGGAGGCACGGTGTCAACTGTGGTGGCAGAACGCGAACAGCACACGCTCAAGCGCTTGTTTATCTCTCCCCTCAGCGGCACTTCGTATTTTTTAGGCATTTTTGTTGCTCATAGCTGCATTGCTATGGGTCAAACGCTTTTGGTGTACACGATTGCGGCATTTTGGCAAGCTCAATTTCAGGGTTCACTTCTGTTGGGAGCAATCATTATTTTACTCAGTATAATTTCCTATGTGGGAGTTGGGTTTATTCTCGGCACGCAATTTGCGCGACGAACTGAGGATGTGAATGCTTTGGTTGCGACATTTGGGGTGCCTTTGTTAATTTTGGGAGGTGCGTTTTTACCCTCATCTTTGTTTCCAGATAAATTGCTGGAAATTGCCAAGTTTAATCCGATTTATCACATGAATGAGGCACTGCTGGGTGTGGCTGCCGGCGGTGATGGGTTAGAAGAAATTGCCGGACATTTTTGGTTTTTATCTGTGTTTGCTGTTTTGATGATCGGGGGGGGATGGTTATCTTATCGGCGAATGTTGAGTGTTGAGAGAAGGTTATGA
- a CDS encoding AAA family ATPase: MVTLPGYRVTEKIYDGSRTLVYRALRDSDRTPVVIKLLKTDYPTFTELVQFRNQYTIAKNLNLPGIVQPISLESYRNSFALIMEDFGGISLKEYVTHLRENCLNDSFLDQAKDCALSLPMGEFLNIAVAIVRTLEGLYHNRIIHKDIKPQNILINPETKQVKIIDFSISSLLPRETQEIQNPNVLEGTLAYMSPEQTGRMNRGIDYRTDFYSLGVTFYELLSGQLPFQSSDPMELVHCHIARQPAPAIELNPAIPQMVNDIIMKLMAKTAEDRYQSAFGLRYDLEICLQQWETTGSISQFTLGQRDISDRFFISEQLYGREAEVKALLAAFERVSKGTTEMMLVAGFSGIGKTAVVNEVHKPIVRQRGYFISGKFDQFKRNIPFSALVQAFQNLMGQLLTESAGSLQEWKAKILSALGENAQVIIDVIPQLEKIIGQQPALPELAPAAAQNRFNLLFGKFIRIFTIKEHPLVIFLDDLQWADSASLKLMQLLMTEAMAGGTPVSQHLLVIGAYRDNEVSPAHPLMLTLEEMRSAGAKVNQITLAPLDGNHINCLIADTLSCPSERALPLTALVLNKTKGNPFFTNQFLKSLYQDGLISFDFNYGYWQCDIAKVTALTVSDDVVEFMALQLKKLPDATQAVLKLAACIGNSFDLATLAIVREKSLVETATDLWKALQEGLVLPISEVYKFFQETDNISALKAINLKDNLSAGSDTESKGAVLYKFLHDRVQQAAYFLIPETEKQATHLKIGQLLLSGTPVKEQEEKIFDIVNQLNIGAGLISAQTKRDELAQLNLIAGRKAKASTAYNAAVRYLTAAIELLAADSWKSQYELTLALYVEAAEAAYLNTDFEGMEQLVQMVLQQAKTVLDRVKVYEVKMLACVARNQLIETVKIGLQVLKLLEVNLPENPTKLNVILGLLKTKRALFGKRIEDLINLPEMTDPTKLAAMRILSTASTSAYFAVPTLLPLIVFKQINLSLKYGNASSSAYAYVGYGLVLCGVVGDIEAGFKFGQLALNILARFNAIELKARIFQIVNSFITHWKKAVNETLPPLLEAYQSGLETGDLQYAAYSAYVYCSRAYFSGRDLAVFEKEIASYNEAIYQLKQATALNYNQIYEQVVLNLTNSSEIPWRLMGKSYNEETRLPLHQQANDSTAMCVLYINKLILCYLFYEYRQAFDNAILAEKYIGGVTSTMPYTVFHLYDSLARISVLNEATESEKKRLWQKVNANQKKMKKWAHHAPMNYLHKFYLVEAERCRFLRRNVEAMDYYDRAIALAKEHQYINEEALANELAAKFYFSQGKEKLAQVYLTEAYYCYARWGAKAKIEDLEKRYPQLLGFIFNRKTTLNKGETVSQMTVGTISSSGTGVSEALDLATVIKASQALAKEIQLDNLLSSLMQVAIENAGAEKGALILQKSGEFLIEAQGICGQSLEADLAEQVKPATDSAQAKSTLTVLQSIPLESCQEIPIALINYVSRTQETLVLDNAVTEKNFAADPYIIEHQPKSVLCVPILTQNKLIGILYLENNLTTGAFTPDRLEVLKILSSQAAISIENAQLYLAVKESESRLTQFLEALPVGVGILDSSGKVYYTNRTAQQLLGKGVIPETTSEKIPEVYKICIAGTNQQYPAEQLAVVRALKGESVTNADMEIHLGDKIIPLETWGTPIYDEKGNISYAIVAFQDITERKKAEAERARFTEELAQLNCDLKQALEVELELTDAAGRFVPNEFLSFLGYESIVDAKLGDAVQKEMSVLFSDIRDFTTLSESMTPENNFKFINSYLSRMEPVIIENNGFIDKYIGDAIMALFSGGADDAVKAAISMLRRLVTYNQHRTSVGYLPIQIGIGINTGSLMLGTVGGQNRMDGTVIGDAVNLASRIEGLTKNYGVSLLITHHTFMGLENPADYCFRVIDRVKVKGKSEMVSVFEIFDADPPEIKEAKLATKTVFEQALIFYYLQNFSEAAQCFQDCLRINPLDKVIKTYLDRCRQQIV, encoded by the coding sequence ATGGTTACACTTCCAGGCTATCGCGTCACTGAAAAAATCTACGACGGTTCCAGAACTCTAGTTTATCGAGCGCTGCGCGATTCAGACCGAACACCCGTGGTGATCAAACTGCTTAAGACAGACTATCCCACTTTTACTGAACTCGTGCAGTTTCGCAATCAGTACACGATTGCTAAAAATCTTAACTTACCAGGGATTGTTCAACCGATTAGCCTGGAAAGTTACCGCAATAGTTTTGCCCTAATTATGGAAGATTTCGGGGGCATCTCCCTCAAAGAATATGTGACCCATTTAAGGGAAAACTGTTTGAATGACAGTTTTCTAGATCAGGCTAAAGATTGCGCGTTGTCCTTACCAATGGGTGAGTTTCTCAACATTGCAGTTGCAATTGTGCGAACGCTAGAAGGACTTTATCACAACCGAATTATTCATAAAGATATTAAACCTCAAAATATTTTAATTAATCCAGAAACTAAGCAAGTAAAAATCATTGACTTCAGCATTTCCTCTCTCTTACCCAGAGAAACGCAGGAAATTCAAAATCCTAATGTTCTGGAAGGGACGCTTGCTTATATGTCTCCTGAACAGACCGGGAGAATGAATCGCGGCATCGACTACCGCACAGATTTTTATTCGCTAGGAGTGACATTCTATGAATTGCTGAGCGGGCAACTTCCCTTCCAATCTAGCGATCCGATGGAGTTAGTTCACTGCCACATCGCTCGTCAGCCGGCACCGGCAATTGAGCTAAATCCAGCCATTCCTCAAATGGTGAATGACATCATTATGAAGTTAATGGCAAAAACTGCTGAAGACCGCTATCAAAGCGCCTTTGGCCTGCGCTACGACTTAGAAATTTGTTTACAACAATGGGAAACCACCGGCAGCATTAGTCAGTTTACTTTGGGACAGCGGGATATCTCTGACCGCTTCTTCATTTCCGAACAACTTTATGGCAGGGAAGCTGAAGTCAAGGCTTTGTTAGCCGCCTTCGAGCGGGTTAGTAAAGGCACTACCGAAATGATGTTAGTTGCCGGCTTTTCTGGAATTGGGAAAACAGCGGTCGTTAATGAAGTTCACAAACCGATTGTCCGGCAACGGGGTTATTTTATCTCTGGTAAATTTGACCAATTTAAGCGCAATATTCCTTTCTCTGCTTTAGTGCAAGCCTTTCAAAATTTGATGGGGCAACTACTAACAGAAAGCGCTGGATCTCTGCAAGAATGGAAAGCAAAAATTTTGTCAGCTTTGGGAGAGAATGCTCAAGTCATAATTGATGTTATCCCACAACTAGAGAAGATTATCGGCCAGCAGCCGGCTTTGCCAGAACTCGCGCCGGCAGCCGCCCAAAATCGATTTAATTTGCTGTTTGGGAAATTTATTCGGATATTTACCATCAAAGAACACCCACTTGTGATTTTTTTAGATGACTTGCAGTGGGCTGATTCTGCTTCTTTGAAATTAATGCAATTGTTGATGACTGAAGCAATGGCAGGCGGGACGCCGGTTTCACAACATTTGTTAGTAATAGGAGCTTATCGGGATAATGAAGTCAGTCCCGCACATCCCTTAATGCTGACTTTAGAAGAGATGCGCTCTGCCGGCGCTAAAGTTAATCAAATTACCCTAGCGCCTCTAGATGGGAATCATATAAACTGCCTGATTGCGGATACCCTGAGTTGCCCATCTGAACGGGCACTTCCTTTAACAGCACTGGTTTTAAATAAGACTAAAGGCAACCCTTTCTTTACCAATCAATTTCTTAAATCTTTGTATCAGGATGGGCTAATTTCTTTTGATTTTAATTACGGTTACTGGCAGTGCGATATAGCCAAGGTTACGGCGCTGACTGTGAGCGACGACGTGGTTGAGTTTATGGCGCTTCAGTTAAAAAAGCTGCCAGACGCGACCCAAGCTGTATTGAAACTAGCAGCCTGTATTGGCAACTCGTTTGACTTAGCAACTTTGGCAATTGTGCGGGAAAAGTCATTAGTAGAAACAGCAACTGACTTGTGGAAAGCGCTGCAAGAAGGGTTAGTCTTGCCGATCAGCGAAGTTTACAAATTTTTCCAAGAAACTGATAACATATCAGCTTTGAAAGCTATAAATTTAAAAGATAACTTATCAGCTGGCTCAGATACAGAATCCAAGGGTGCGGTTCTCTATAAATTTCTTCATGACCGAGTCCAGCAAGCGGCTTATTTTCTTATTCCTGAAACTGAGAAACAGGCGACTCACCTAAAAATTGGGCAACTGCTATTAAGCGGTACACCCGTGAAAGAACAAGAAGAGAAAATATTTGATATTGTCAACCAGTTAAATATTGGGGCGGGATTAATTAGCGCTCAAACAAAACGAGATGAATTAGCTCAGTTGAATTTGATTGCCGGTCGTAAAGCGAAGGCTTCTACTGCTTATAATGCAGCTGTTAGGTATTTAACTGCGGCCATAGAATTACTAGCAGCAGATAGCTGGAAAAGTCAATATGAACTAACATTAGCGCTCTATGTGGAAGCGGCAGAAGCAGCTTACCTCAACACAGATTTTGAGGGGATGGAGCAATTAGTTCAGATGGTGCTACAACAAGCTAAAACGGTATTAGATCGGGTAAAGGTTTATGAAGTAAAAATGCTCGCTTGTGTGGCACGAAATCAACTGATAGAAACTGTAAAAATTGGATTACAGGTGTTGAAACTTTTAGAAGTAAATTTACCTGAAAATCCAACAAAGCTTAATGTAATTTTGGGTTTATTAAAGACAAAGCGGGCTTTGTTCGGAAAGCGGATCGAAGACTTAATTAACTTGCCGGAAATGACCGATCCAACTAAGCTCGCAGCAATGAGAATTCTATCAACGGCATCCACTTCTGCCTATTTTGCTGTCCCTACGCTGTTGCCGCTAATTGTTTTTAAACAGATCAATTTATCTCTCAAATATGGGAATGCTTCTTCTTCTGCCTATGCTTATGTGGGTTACGGGCTTGTTCTCTGCGGCGTTGTGGGCGATATTGAAGCCGGCTTTAAATTTGGTCAGCTTGCTTTAAATATATTGGCACGGTTCAACGCGATAGAATTAAAAGCTAGAATTTTCCAAATCGTTAATAGCTTTATCACCCATTGGAAGAAGGCAGTGAATGAAACATTGCCCCCCTTGCTAGAAGCTTATCAAAGTGGGCTGGAAACCGGCGATTTACAGTATGCTGCTTATTCGGCTTATGTTTACTGCTCCCGCGCTTATTTTAGTGGCCGGGATTTAGCAGTTTTTGAGAAAGAGATCGCGTCTTACAATGAAGCAATTTATCAACTCAAACAGGCAACGGCTCTTAACTATAATCAAATTTACGAGCAGGTGGTCTTAAACTTAACAAATTCCTCGGAAATTCCTTGGCGTTTAATGGGTAAAAGTTATAACGAGGAAACGAGGTTGCCGCTTCATCAGCAAGCAAATGATAGCACTGCTATGTGCGTGTTATATATCAATAAACTTATTTTATGTTATTTATTTTATGAATACCGGCAAGCATTTGATAATGCCATTCTGGCAGAAAAATATATCGGAGGCGTTACCTCCACGATGCCGTATACGGTTTTCCACCTATACGATTCTTTGGCTCGAATTAGCGTATTAAATGAAGCCACGGAATCTGAAAAAAAGCGTCTTTGGCAAAAGGTGAACGCCAACCAAAAAAAGATGAAAAAGTGGGCGCATCATGCCCCAATGAATTATTTGCATAAATTTTATTTAGTAGAGGCAGAGCGCTGCCGGTTTCTCAGACGAAATGTGGAAGCAATGGACTATTATGATCGCGCCATTGCCCTCGCGAAAGAACATCAGTATATCAATGAAGAAGCGCTGGCTAACGAACTCGCAGCCAAATTTTACTTCTCACAAGGCAAAGAAAAGCTAGCACAAGTTTATCTGACTGAAGCCTATTACTGCTACGCACGCTGGGGAGCTAAGGCAAAAATTGAAGACTTAGAAAAACGCTATCCTCAATTACTTGGCTTTATTTTTAATCGGAAAACAACTTTAAATAAAGGCGAGACAGTCTCTCAAATGACGGTAGGAACAATTAGCTCCTCCGGCACAGGTGTTTCAGAAGCTTTGGATCTGGCAACCGTTATTAAAGCCTCCCAAGCTCTCGCTAAGGAAATTCAACTCGATAACTTGCTTTCAAGTTTAATGCAAGTTGCTATCGAAAATGCCGGCGCTGAAAAAGGCGCTCTTATTCTGCAAAAATCCGGAGAGTTTTTGATAGAAGCGCAGGGAATTTGTGGACAATCTTTAGAAGCGGATTTAGCAGAGCAGGTGAAGCCGGCAACAGACAGCGCACAGGCAAAATCTACGCTAACTGTACTGCAATCAATTCCCCTTGAGTCTTGCCAAGAAATTCCGATTGCGCTGATCAATTATGTTTCGCGCACTCAAGAAACGCTCGTGCTTGATAATGCTGTAACAGAGAAAAATTTTGCAGCCGATCCTTATATCATTGAACATCAACCCAAATCAGTTTTATGCGTTCCTATTTTAACTCAAAATAAATTAATTGGGATTCTTTACTTAGAAAATAATTTAACAACGGGTGCCTTTACTCCTGACAGATTGGAAGTGTTAAAAATTTTATCTTCCCAAGCTGCAATCTCTATTGAAAATGCCCAACTTTATTTAGCCGTTAAGGAAAGTGAGAGCCGGCTAACTCAATTTTTAGAAGCGCTGCCGGTGGGGGTGGGAATACTGGATAGCAGCGGCAAAGTTTACTATACCAATCGTACGGCTCAGCAGTTATTGGGTAAAGGCGTTATCCCGGAAACCACCAGCGAGAAAATTCCAGAAGTTTATAAAATTTGTATAGCCGGCACCAATCAGCAATATCCCGCTGAGCAATTGGCGGTTGTACGTGCCTTGAAAGGCGAAAGTGTGACAAATGCTGATATGGAAATTCATCTAGGCGATAAAATTATTCCCTTAGAAACTTGGGGAACGCCTATTTATGATGAAAAGGGCAATATTTCCTATGCGATTGTCGCCTTTCAAGACATTACAGAACGTAAAAAAGCAGAAGCAGAGCGAGCAAGATTTACTGAGGAACTTGCTCAACTGAATTGCGATTTGAAACAAGCATTGGAGGTTGAATTAGAATTAACCGATGCAGCAGGACGTTTTGTGCCAAATGAATTTTTATCTTTTCTGGGATATGAAAGTATTGTTGATGCTAAATTAGGCGATGCGGTGCAGAAGGAGATGTCGGTTTTATTTTCTGATATTCGTGATTTCACCACACTTTCAGAAAGTATGACTCCGGAAAATAATTTTAAGTTTATCAATTCCTATCTTTCTCGCATGGAGCCGGTAATCATCGAAAATAATGGATTTATTGATAAATATATTGGCGATGCAATTATGGCTCTGTTTAGCGGCGGAGCAGATGATGCTGTGAAAGCAGCGATTTCGATGCTGCGCCGGCTTGTCACATACAATCAACATCGGACATCTGTTGGCTATCTACCAATTCAGATTGGAATTGGCATCAACACCGGCTCTTTGATGTTGGGCACTGTTGGAGGACAAAATCGGATGGATGGCACGGTGATCGGAGATGCAGTGAATTTAGCTTCTCGGATTGAGGGACTAACCAAAAATTATGGGGTATCGCTATTAATCACTCACCATACTTTTATGGGTTTAGAAAATCCTGCTGATTATTGCTTTCGCGTCATTGATCGGGTAAAAGTTAAGGGCAAATCAGAAATGGTGTCAGTTTTTGAAATCTTTGATGCCGATCCGCCTGAAATTAAAGAAGCGAAGTTAGCGACAAAAACAGTGTTTGAACAAGCTTTAATATTCTACTATTTGCAAAATTTTAGTGAGGCAGCACAATGCTTTCAAGATTGCTTGCGGATTAATCCACTGGATAAAGTGATTAAAACATATTTGGATCGGTGCCGGCAGCAAATCGTCTAG
- a CDS encoding FAD-dependent oxidoreductase yields MSQLSRYALSHPISRRTLFKMFGVGAAAGLVGYSRFSKPQPAVFQQDTLDLPRWVNRPKSVVVVGAGLAGLACAYELSQRGFKVTLLERSPQLGGKIASWPIEAAGETFMMEHGFHGFFPQYYNLKSLVEELSITENFVDLKMYSVVFRDNKYQPEVFRPSRSAFPWNIVDLAVASPNRLRWGINLTKPAHWQVFRAIAGFHPQKTFQRLDNLSVADWVEKDFPQGLYDLYFLPFAKSSLNAPDQMSVGELMQFFHFYFFGNPEGLAFNGTKQDMGTSLVQPIASAIKQQSGEIITGATVSNIHWKEGQIDSISYNTGTAGNSVPFWANRNPLLAGGQMEYYGAGDRVFATKVKSKEAISLTCTHQGCTIQPQADGEFHCPCHGAVFDSNGKVIKGPAERDLPRFKVVEREEDRVQLVATKNPKLPANNEKTIEADYYVLATDVPGVQHLFTRMTGEVNEPVRNQIEKLAIADPFAVARFWFDRDFEWEHSWFTSLSGYQLTDSITLYHKIQEQFIEWHQKTGGSVVELHAYCYKEKQFPNQQTLLATFEQELYEIVPVLKEANLLHRELVNQKNFSGYPPGSYAQRPETSTEVANLIFAGDWVKMPFPCGLMERAVSSGLLAANAILHQESLQRRTLLSVNPEGVLQI; encoded by the coding sequence ATGAGTCAATTATCAAGGTACGCGCTATCGCACCCAATCTCGCGACGCACCCTATTTAAGATGTTTGGTGTCGGTGCCGCTGCCGGCTTAGTGGGCTACTCCCGCTTCTCAAAACCCCAACCGGCAGTATTTCAGCAAGATACCCTAGATTTGCCGCGCTGGGTCAATCGTCCCAAAAGCGTTGTTGTGGTGGGCGCTGGACTGGCTGGGCTGGCTTGCGCCTATGAACTCAGCCAGAGAGGGTTTAAGGTGACGCTGCTGGAGCGATCGCCACAACTGGGGGGCAAAATCGCCAGTTGGCCCATTGAGGCTGCCGGTGAAACATTTATGATGGAACACGGCTTCCACGGCTTTTTCCCCCAATATTACAACTTAAAAAGCCTTGTGGAAGAACTCAGCATTACTGAAAATTTTGTTGATTTGAAGATGTACTCGGTGGTTTTCCGAGATAACAAATATCAACCAGAAGTCTTTCGTCCCAGCCGTTCTGCTTTTCCTTGGAATATCGTTGATTTAGCAGTTGCTTCCCCCAACCGGCTGCGCTGGGGAATTAATCTCACCAAGCCGGCACATTGGCAAGTTTTTCGAGCAATTGCCGGTTTTCATCCCCAAAAAACGTTCCAGCGTCTCGACAATTTATCCGTTGCTGACTGGGTTGAGAAAGATTTTCCTCAAGGCTTATATGACTTATATTTTCTCCCCTTTGCCAAATCTAGTTTGAATGCACCGGATCAAATGAGTGTGGGGGAATTAATGCAGTTTTTCCACTTCTACTTTTTTGGCAATCCAGAAGGGTTGGCTTTTAACGGAACCAAGCAAGATATGGGCACTTCGCTAGTGCAACCGATTGCTAGCGCAATTAAACAGCAATCAGGCGAAATTATCACCGGCGCAACAGTGAGTAACATTCACTGGAAAGAAGGGCAAATTGATTCAATTAGCTATAACACCGGCACCGCTGGAAATTCTGTTCCTTTTTGGGCAAATCGCAATCCTTTGCTAGCCGGTGGACAGATGGAATATTACGGTGCCGGCGACCGAGTTTTTGCTACCAAAGTTAAAAGTAAAGAAGCCATTTCTCTCACCTGCACACACCAAGGTTGTACTATTCAACCTCAAGCCGATGGGGAATTTCACTGTCCCTGTCACGGTGCCGTTTTTGATAGCAATGGCAAAGTCATAAAAGGGCCGGCAGAGCGAGATTTACCGCGATTTAAAGTCGTAGAACGTGAAGAAGATCGCGTGCAGTTAGTCGCAACGAAGAACCCTAAACTTCCCGCTAATAACGAAAAAACCATTGAAGCAGATTACTATGTTTTAGCAACCGATGTACCCGGAGTGCAACATTTGTTCACTCGGATGACAGGTGAAGTGAATGAGCCGGTACGCAATCAAATTGAAAAATTAGCCATTGCCGATCCCTTTGCCGTCGCCCGTTTCTGGTTTGATCGTGATTTTGAATGGGAACATAGCTGGTTTACATCCTTATCTGGTTATCAGCTAACCGATAGCATTACGCTTTACCACAAAATTCAGGAACAATTTATCGAATGGCATCAAAAAACCGGCGGTAGTGTCGTAGAGTTACACGCTTACTGCTACAAAGAAAAACAATTTCCTAATCAGCAAACCTTACTCGCCACATTTGAACAAGAATTGTATGAAATCGTGCCGGTGCTTAAGGAAGCCAATTTATTGCACCGAGAATTAGTCAATCAAAAGAACTTCTCCGGTTATCCACCGGGAAGTTATGCCCAACGCCCAGAAACCAGCACAGAAGTTGCTAATTTAATCTTTGCCGGTGATTGGGTAAAAATGCCATTTCCCTGCGGCTTAATGGAACGCGCCGTCAGCAGTGGATTACTGGCAGCGAATGCCATTTTGCATCAAGAAAGTTTACAGAGAAGAACCCTTTTATCTGTAAATCCAGAGGGGGTGTTGCAGATTTGA
- a CDS encoding EVE domain-containing protein, translating into MAYWLLKSEPEDYSYSDLERDGKGIWDGVKNALALKYMRTMSSGDLALFYHTGKERQVVGIAEVSSLPYPDPALNDPQRVVVEVRPVRRVPQPVTLAQIKIDSHFEGFDLLRISRLSVMPVKDEYWQRILYLAGE; encoded by the coding sequence GTGGCGTATTGGCTGTTAAAAAGTGAGCCTGAAGATTACTCATACAGCGATTTAGAGCGAGATGGAAAGGGCATTTGGGATGGGGTGAAAAATGCTCTCGCTCTTAAGTATATGCGGACAATGAGCAGCGGCGATTTGGCGCTGTTTTACCACACCGGCAAGGAACGGCAGGTTGTGGGAATTGCTGAAGTTAGCAGCCTGCCTTATCCTGATCCGGCATTGAATGATCCTCAGCGGGTAGTGGTGGAGGTACGCCCTGTGCGGCGGGTGCCACAACCTGTGACTCTGGCACAAATAAAGATAGATAGTCATTTTGAAGGGTTTGATTTGCTGCGGATTTCACGGCTTTCGGTGATGCCGGTTAAGGATGAGTATTGGCAGCGAATTTTATATCTTGCCGGTGAATAA
- a CDS encoding ATP-binding cassette domain-containing protein — MLQIKKLCKSYGKREVLQDLTLHILPGEIYGLLGPNGAGKTTTINILCNLLQPDSGLILINNLPASEETKLLIGVAPQENLLYKSLTCEENLNFFAKIYGIRSESRHQQVKACLEAVGLADRAKSPVETLSGGMKRRLNIAVALAHNPKLVILDEPTTGLDIEARYEIWDLIRRLKSQGITVLLTTHLLDEAERLCQRIGILKGGKILAEGSLEELRQRIPAQEIVTVQTPDEEAAIARAEEWGFTCRRYGNDLAFWLPEQLELKEILARFDGIPLDSIARMPVRLEHIYVEVTQQK, encoded by the coding sequence GTGTTGCAAATTAAGAAGTTATGTAAGTCTTACGGGAAGCGAGAAGTTCTTCAGGATTTGACGCTGCATATTTTACCGGGAGAAATTTATGGGTTGTTAGGGCCAAATGGTGCCGGTAAAACGACAACGATTAATATTCTTTGTAATTTGCTGCAACCGGATAGCGGTTTGATTTTAATTAATAATCTGCCGGCTTCGGAAGAAACGAAATTACTGATCGGTGTCGCGCCTCAAGAAAACTTGCTTTATAAAAGCTTAACGTGTGAAGAAAATCTCAATTTTTTTGCTAAAATTTATGGAATAAGAAGTGAGAGCCGGCATCAACAAGTCAAAGCTTGTTTAGAAGCTGTAGGTTTAGCAGATCGGGCGAAAAGTCCGGTAGAAACGCTGAGTGGAGGAATGAAGCGCCGGCTCAATATTGCAGTTGCCTTGGCGCATAATCCTAAGTTAGTGATTCTCGATGAACCGACAACAGGTTTAGATATTGAAGCGCGTTACGAAATCTGGGATTTAATTCGGCGTTTAAAAAGTCAGGGAATTACTGTATTATTGACTACTCATTTATTAGATGAAGCAGAGCGGCTTTGTCAACGCATTGGAATTCTTAAAGGCGGAAAAATCTTAGCTGAAGGCAGTTTAGAGGAATTGCGGCAGCGAATTCCAGCGCAGGAAATTGTTACAGTGCAAACACCTGATGAGGAGGCGGCAATCGCGCGTGCAGAGGAATGGGGATTTACCTGCCGGCGCTATGGTAATGATCTCGCTTTTTGGCTCCCCGAACAATTAGAACTTAAAGAAATTCTCGCTCGGTTTGATGGAATTCCTCTAGATTCAATCGCCCGAATGCCGGTGCGCTTAGAGCATATTTATGTAGAAGTTACTCAACAAAAATAA